In Deinococcus betulae, one DNA window encodes the following:
- a CDS encoding ScpA family protein — translation MTATLTSSSSVPAPPPSGAGGFTVTLPVFTGTLAELAAGLRAGRVAPGEVPLLALTREVLAWAQAVTGGTGLADAHPDLLPGLAGVIALKARLLLPQPEPDLPPDSEWDEVPDDVLEGVEALAELDVLVGFLAARRREREGLIPARAVPITLPRRERPPNPQGSLARLVRAARSAVRQVEVPLLARDRLTLQGALEALRAFGTRLRTFTFRGVPAQDWGERTTYFAALLEGVKEGTFSAQQPETYGEITVTSHLTED, via the coding sequence GTGACGGCGACCCTGACCTCTTCCTCGTCCGTTCCGGCGCCGCCTCCCAGCGGAGCAGGCGGGTTTACCGTCACGCTGCCGGTCTTCACGGGCACCCTGGCCGAGCTGGCGGCGGGCCTGCGGGCCGGGCGCGTGGCGCCGGGCGAGGTGCCGCTGCTGGCCCTGACGCGCGAGGTGCTGGCCTGGGCGCAGGCGGTGACGGGCGGCACCGGTCTGGCCGACGCCCACCCCGACCTGCTGCCTGGCCTGGCTGGGGTGATCGCCTTGAAAGCGCGCCTGCTGCTGCCCCAGCCCGAGCCTGACCTGCCCCCCGACAGCGAATGGGATGAAGTGCCCGACGACGTCCTGGAAGGCGTCGAAGCCCTGGCCGAGCTGGACGTCCTGGTGGGGTTTCTGGCCGCCCGGCGCCGCGAACGCGAGGGCCTGATTCCGGCGCGGGCGGTGCCGATCACCCTGCCCCGGCGCGAGCGCCCGCCCAACCCCCAGGGCAGCCTGGCGCGGCTGGTGCGCGCCGCCCGCAGCGCGGTGCGGCAGGTCGAGGTGCCGCTGCTGGCGCGCGACCGCCTGACCCTGCAAGGGGCGCTTGAAGCCCTGCGGGCGTTTGGCACGCGGCTGCGGACCTTCACTTTCCGTGGGGTGCCGGCCCAGGACTGGGGCGAACGCACCACCTATTTTGCGGCGCTGCTGGAAGGCGTCAAGGAAGGCACCTTCAGCGCGCAGCAACCCGAGACCTACGGCGAAATTACCGTAACCTCGCACCTGACCGAGGATTGA
- the trpS gene encoding tryptophan--tRNA ligase produces the protein MPRVFSGIQPTGEPHIGNYFGAMRNYVALGDQFGKNSIYCVVDLHAPTNPAAFDPALLAARTFEMAVANFAAGLDPEKVIFFVQSHVPEHTELGWLFTLLTPVGELERMTQYKDKAQKLESTPAGLLMYPVLQAADILLYKADTVPVGEDQVQHIELTREIARKFNHAFGEMFPEPKAVLAKDALRIPGVDGQGKMSKSKGEASTLGILEPLESIWQKLRVAPTDPARVRRTDPGDPEKCLVGDYHKLFSDGATLAEVYEGCRTAGIGCVDCKKKLMTGVTAHLTPIQERAEALKADPDYVRDALVQGAKEARAIALPVIEEARSKVGFLRL, from the coding sequence ATGCCGCGTGTCTTTTCAGGAATTCAGCCCACCGGTGAGCCGCACATCGGAAACTATTTCGGGGCCATGCGGAACTACGTCGCCCTGGGCGACCAGTTCGGCAAGAACTCGATTTACTGCGTGGTGGACCTGCACGCGCCCACCAACCCGGCGGCCTTTGACCCGGCCCTCCTGGCGGCGCGCACCTTCGAAATGGCGGTGGCCAACTTTGCGGCGGGACTGGACCCCGAGAAAGTGATCTTTTTTGTGCAGTCGCATGTCCCCGAACACACCGAACTGGGCTGGCTCTTTACCCTGCTGACCCCAGTGGGCGAACTGGAGCGCATGACCCAGTACAAGGACAAGGCGCAAAAGCTGGAAAGTACCCCGGCGGGGCTCTTAATGTACCCGGTGCTTCAGGCGGCCGACATCCTGCTCTACAAGGCCGACACCGTGCCCGTGGGCGAGGACCAGGTGCAGCACATCGAGCTGACGCGCGAGATTGCCCGCAAATTTAACCACGCCTTCGGCGAGATGTTCCCTGAACCCAAAGCCGTGCTGGCCAAAGACGCCCTGCGAATTCCGGGGGTTGACGGCCAGGGCAAAATGAGCAAAAGCAAGGGTGAGGCCAGCACCCTGGGCATCCTGGAACCGCTGGAGTCGATCTGGCAGAAGCTGCGGGTGGCCCCCACCGACCCGGCGCGCGTGCGCCGCACCGACCCCGGCGACCCCGAAAAGTGCCTGGTGGGCGACTACCACAAACTGTTCAGTGACGGCGCCACGCTGGCCGAGGTCTACGAGGGCTGCCGCACCGCCGGGATTGGCTGCGTGGACTGCAAGAAGAAACTGATGACAGGCGTCACCGCCCACCTGACCCCCATTCAGGAACGCGCCGAGGCGCTGAAGGCCGACCCGGATTACGTGCGCGACGCCCTGGTGCAGGGTGCGAAAGAGGCGCGGGCCATTGCCCTGCCTGTCATAGAGGAGGCCCGCAGCAAGGTCGGTTTCCTGCGGCTGTAA
- a CDS encoding peptidyl-prolyl cis-trans isomerase: MNKKKVVNVFMGVLALLLIVGMAYQFTPNLGDLFARKETGTPALTVNGTRVTVEELENVRRSNPILSSTDTGVLGDDFKTYIVAQKIEQALVTGAVKDIKVSRADVNTKVTEVREQNDLTDNKKWTDALQGAGLTDATYREQVRQQIAIERKVEELKKAVPAPTDAELRAYYDLNPERFQTDARIQGRQIVVADKAKAQGLLTQLKGGADFAELAGANSTEFKDRGGALGPVENGVPRPVAQVALPSEVGAAAFALTTGGLTDVVESGGKFYIVKVEKYLPPAPKPFAEAKTDLTTAVQEQKQNAALEAWVTALKKDVKVEYQDINWKVENPTVATVGGQDIPYSEVVGQVVSNQQFAGLLQQVPAEQAAGLVNGILKPQVTQQLIQSYAAPALAERLKLNLTGTRQELAAALAAYGSRNVKASDADIAAFYAQNKAQFETPGSASVNEASFKDQAKAVAFRGSFAGGNFTAAATKAGGTVSERGSVTAGSGTLSEELNAAVFTAKTLKDAGEGSLTDVVKVGERFSVLYVADLKPATTQPLSAVRGQIETQVLAQKKSEAGQKFVDAQVATLKPKDNLKTVLAAQEKRVAAQTPKTPAKEEGAENGTGSTGGTTPAEGAAPAEGTEGTPATPATEGAEGTTDPATPAER, translated from the coding sequence GTGAACAAGAAGAAAGTCGTGAACGTCTTTATGGGCGTTTTGGCCCTGCTGCTGATCGTGGGCATGGCCTATCAGTTCACGCCCAACCTGGGCGACCTGTTTGCCCGCAAAGAGACGGGCACCCCCGCCCTGACCGTCAACGGCACCCGCGTGACCGTCGAAGAGCTGGAAAACGTGCGGCGCAGTAACCCCATTCTGAGCAGCACCGACACCGGCGTGCTGGGCGACGACTTTAAGACGTACATCGTGGCCCAGAAAATCGAGCAGGCCCTGGTCACGGGTGCCGTGAAGGACATCAAGGTCAGCCGGGCCGACGTGAACACCAAGGTCACAGAAGTCCGTGAGCAAAACGACCTGACCGACAACAAGAAATGGACCGACGCCCTGCAGGGTGCGGGCCTGACCGACGCCACCTACCGCGAGCAGGTGCGCCAGCAGATTGCCATTGAGCGCAAGGTCGAGGAACTGAAAAAGGCCGTGCCTGCGCCCACCGACGCCGAGCTGCGCGCCTACTACGACCTGAACCCCGAGCGCTTTCAGACCGACGCCCGCATTCAGGGCCGTCAGATTGTGGTGGCCGATAAGGCCAAGGCCCAGGGGCTGCTGACGCAACTCAAGGGCGGCGCGGACTTTGCTGAACTGGCGGGCGCAAACAGCACCGAATTTAAGGACCGGGGCGGCGCCCTCGGGCCTGTTGAAAACGGCGTGCCCCGCCCCGTGGCCCAGGTGGCCCTGCCCAGCGAAGTGGGCGCGGCAGCCTTCGCCCTGACGACGGGCGGCCTGACCGATGTCGTGGAGAGCGGCGGCAAGTTCTACATCGTCAAGGTCGAGAAGTACCTGCCGCCTGCGCCGAAGCCCTTCGCCGAGGCCAAGACCGACCTGACGACCGCCGTTCAGGAGCAAAAGCAGAACGCGGCGCTGGAAGCCTGGGTCACGGCCCTGAAAAAAGACGTGAAGGTCGAGTACCAGGACATCAACTGGAAAGTCGAGAACCCCACCGTCGCCACCGTGGGCGGCCAGGACATCCCCTACTCGGAAGTGGTGGGGCAGGTCGTGAGCAACCAGCAGTTTGCGGGCCTTCTCCAGCAGGTGCCCGCCGAACAGGCCGCCGGTCTGGTCAACGGCATCCTCAAGCCCCAGGTGACGCAGCAGCTCATTCAGAGCTACGCCGCCCCTGCCCTGGCCGAGCGCCTGAAGCTGAACCTCACCGGCACCCGCCAGGAACTGGCCGCCGCGCTGGCCGCCTACGGCTCGCGCAACGTCAAGGCCAGCGACGCCGACATTGCCGCCTTCTACGCCCAGAACAAGGCGCAGTTTGAAACGCCCGGCAGCGCCAGCGTCAATGAAGCCAGCTTTAAAGACCAGGCCAAGGCTGTGGCCTTCCGGGGCAGCTTTGCGGGCGGCAACTTCACGGCCGCCGCCACCAAAGCCGGCGGCACCGTCAGCGAGCGCGGCAGCGTGACAGCGGGCAGCGGCACCCTCAGCGAGGAACTGAACGCCGCCGTCTTTACCGCCAAGACCCTGAAGGACGCAGGCGAGGGCAGCCTGACCGACGTGGTGAAGGTGGGCGAGCGCTTCTCGGTGCTGTACGTCGCCGACCTGAAGCCGGCCACCACCCAGCCCCTGAGCGCCGTGCGCGGCCAGATTGAAACCCAGGTGCTGGCCCAGAAGAAGAGTGAAGCCGGGCAGAAGTTCGTGGACGCCCAGGTGGCGACCCTGAAACCCAAGGACAACCTCAAGACCGTGCTGGCCGCCCAGGAGAAGCGCGTGGCGGCCCAGACGCCCAAGACCCCCGCCAAGGAAGAGGGCGCTGAGAACGGCACCGGCAGCACGGGGGGCACCACCCCTGCGGAAGGCGCCGCCCCCGCAGAGGGCACCGAAGGCACCCCGGCCACGCCTGCCACAGAAGGCGCCGAAGGCACCACCGACCCGGCCACCCCCGCCGAACGCTAA
- a CDS encoding SIS domain-containing protein gives MSSHLLTLLEALPGSYAGPDRAEAGPYGVVGVGEGTLAAHLTQSLVPASLVRSGTQFVLGSPDAGALATDYADLATVAGAGVRRVATGGTPEEIDVLVPGGPLSTYHFAQAVAHASGHGDDARAADALLLGLAARCAPHVTENNPARDLAWSLWGRTPLLLAAADADALPHAWQQLLARTGKTLAVPLVGDPLPLVTSAFEAQHEKGDAKVALILGDADDTLLLAREVLESRIDEIIHVPAPDGAQGYPAALALWYFGAWVAAYLAERYGTDAADVSVLARAQGVMSGDDREQARLSAPRDDLRRTRTEDDWPEEESGTDHEAYDEDEAEE, from the coding sequence ATGAGTTCTCACCTGCTGACCCTGCTTGAAGCCCTGCCCGGTTCGTATGCCGGCCCCGACCGCGCCGAAGCCGGGCCATACGGCGTGGTGGGCGTGGGCGAAGGCACCCTGGCCGCTCACCTGACGCAGAGCTTGGTGCCGGCCAGCCTGGTCCGCAGCGGCACCCAGTTTGTGCTGGGCAGCCCGGACGCAGGCGCTCTGGCCACCGATTACGCCGACCTGGCCACCGTGGCGGGCGCGGGCGTGCGCCGCGTGGCGACCGGGGGCACCCCCGAAGAAATTGACGTGCTGGTGCCGGGCGGCCCCCTGAGCACCTATCACTTTGCCCAGGCCGTGGCCCACGCCAGCGGTCACGGCGACGACGCCCGCGCCGCCGACGCCCTGCTGCTGGGCCTGGCCGCCCGCTGCGCCCCCCACGTCACCGAGAACAACCCGGCGCGCGACCTGGCCTGGAGCCTGTGGGGCCGCACGCCCCTGCTGCTGGCCGCCGCTGACGCCGACGCCCTGCCGCACGCCTGGCAGCAGCTGCTGGCGCGCACCGGCAAGACGCTGGCCGTGCCGCTGGTGGGTGACCCCTTGCCGCTGGTGACGTCGGCTTTCGAGGCCCAGCACGAGAAGGGTGACGCCAAGGTGGCCCTCATTCTGGGCGACGCCGACGACACCCTGCTGCTGGCGCGCGAGGTGCTGGAGTCGCGCATTGACGAGATCATTCATGTGCCGGCCCCGGACGGCGCCCAGGGCTACCCGGCGGCGCTGGCCCTGTGGTACTTCGGCGCGTGGGTGGCCGCCTACCTGGCCGAGCGCTACGGCACCGACGCCGCCGACGTATCGGTGCTGGCCCGCGCCCAGGGCGTCATGAGCGGCGATGACCGTGAGCAGGCCCGCCTCTCGGCCCCGCGCGACGACCTGCGCCGCACCCGCACCGAAGACGACTGGCCCGAAGAGGAGTCGGGCACCGACCACGAGGCGTACGACGAGGACGAAGCGGAGGAGTAA
- a CDS encoding homoserine dehydrogenase, whose amino-acid sequence MRTVTVGLLGCGTVGQDVLNLIERRSGIFANLGVKIEVAGVLVRDAEKARSIPAGIPLTTDPSFLQECGVVIEAMGGIERPLALLRPSLRSGRAVITANKALLAECWEELRDYALDGKLYYEASVMAGTPVIGPMSTVLRASTFTRLQAVLNGTCLYILTQMEGGKSYEAALAEAQALGYAEDPPTLDVGGFDTAHKLTVLARFCADGNFKYSSVEVQGIEGVTLADVQAARARGERIKLVAELDRVNGEWRGRVSPQSLPDTHPLCNAGASRNAMVYEGEECGTLIFAGGGAGGMVTASAMVGDLLDWVIGFPGHVPLH is encoded by the coding sequence ATGAGAACCGTGACAGTCGGCCTGCTGGGCTGCGGAACCGTGGGCCAAGACGTGCTGAACCTGATCGAGCGCCGCTCGGGCATCTTTGCCAACCTGGGCGTGAAGATTGAAGTGGCGGGCGTGCTGGTGCGCGACGCCGAGAAAGCCCGGAGCATTCCGGCCGGCATCCCCCTGACCACCGATCCCAGCTTTTTGCAGGAATGCGGCGTGGTCATTGAAGCGATGGGCGGCATCGAGCGGCCCCTGGCCCTGTTGCGGCCCTCCCTGCGCTCGGGGCGCGCGGTCATTACCGCCAACAAGGCGCTGCTGGCCGAATGCTGGGAAGAACTGCGCGACTACGCCCTGGACGGCAAACTGTACTACGAGGCGTCCGTGATGGCCGGCACCCCGGTCATTGGCCCCATGAGCACCGTGCTGCGCGCCAGCACCTTTACGCGGCTTCAGGCCGTGCTGAACGGCACCTGCCTGTACATCCTGACCCAGATGGAGGGCGGCAAGTCCTACGAGGCGGCGCTGGCCGAGGCGCAGGCGCTGGGCTACGCCGAGGACCCGCCGACCCTGGACGTGGGCGGCTTTGACACCGCCCACAAACTGACGGTCCTGGCCCGCTTCTGTGCCGACGGCAACTTCAAGTACAGCAGTGTAGAGGTGCAGGGCATTGAGGGCGTGACGCTGGCCGACGTGCAGGCCGCCCGCGCGCGCGGCGAACGCATCAAGTTGGTCGCCGAGCTGGACCGGGTGAACGGCGAGTGGCGAGGCCGCGTCTCGCCCCAGAGTCTGCCCGACACGCATCCGCTGTGTAATGCCGGCGCCAGCCGCAACGCGATGGTCTATGAGGGCGAGGAATGCGGCACCCTGATTTTCGCGGGCGGCGGCGCGGGCGGCATGGTGACCGCCAGCGCGATGGTGGGCGATCTGCTGGACTGGGTAATTGGGTTTCCGGGGCACGTCCCGCTGCACTAA